ctcgttaattagacctctatgatgctgtggtgtatccctaggttgcccatagggcccttaaaaagggcctgactgcttctggtcgtggcatgacaacccaggggagacccGTGCAATTGTGTAGATTGGGGGTGGGATAAGGTAGGCTGATATTCTTTTGAAACAAGTGCCATcacaatttacattttatactcGTAAAACCTGCACCAGGACaaatttaacaagcattctgagagtactgctatagcaatacatgtcccctaccaggcccaaacaaattttatattgcctaaattcaagggccataactctgtgaaaaatgggtaaggtctcactacacagatgtcatctgccattgaaacccatgttaaactgcccaacttcaagcgaagattgcccatagaacggttctcgttggcactaacaacatacaccattgcaaacatacattatataagcatttattttcactccaaaattgagaacatttccgtctcagttttttgctatatgaccgcatctggctgtagtaccggtccgaataggtggttcattaaccgattcactccggctgtcacttgcactatatacccatgtcccaaaaggtcgatgcacaatattacaaaataacatgggcaaaatacagccagaaggcttaccattaaacatacatactgttttaattcttcacaatttgctagaagtgaatatgtgacccataacatgtgtcccaattaggaactatagtggaccgtgataaATGAACTGTCAcctggaagtgatctgtgtagtgagacctaaattGCCATAAATATTCAACCTGGTCTATAGCAGAACATGAttaagctatacacaaaatttcagctcaatatctcaagagattctaaccccccccccccccaaaaaaaaaaaccacaacaaaaacaaaaaaaacatctggaaaactatgtgggacatacggatagacagacagacggacatgAAACATATAGTCCCTTAGGTTGGACTGGTAGAGGACTAAATagcaaacaaataattttgcttCTGTgagaaacaaaaatcatttcaatattttgaaaattctGCCTAACAGCAATTAAACTCAAGTCTTTCAAGTtataagaatgaaagaaaagaacaaaagaaaaagaaatagagaagaaaataatatggaaagcaataaacaaagaaaataatatctattcTGTCCTGATCTGATATAAGGAAATAACTGCAAAATTGAACATCCTCTTATTACAAACTCCATTGTTCTCTTTACTTGAATGATtactgaatgtttaacaacaccctataaaaaaaaaaaaagacccatcagctattgggtgtcaaataaaggtaaGTAATactatatgaatatgattaattacattaaaataataattatataattatgtaaaaacacagtgtaaagagctgggatggggtggggagTATAATTTTGTATACCTTACAATCTCTTTACATGATTGCATAATATAAAACAAGTTAAGGTATGGTGGTGGTGGGAATAATCAACATGATAGTAAGACAGAATTATCTTGCACGGTTTTTCACACACTCAAACCTAAAAAATTACCTGCTGAATGAAAAATGTCAGTCTCTCACTAAAACACATCAATCAAACTGAATATACGAGtgtagtttttctttttataatactTCAACGTTTTTCTCTTTTtactgaaattaaattacattcaACAACCTTCTTTTGGCTGTAAGCATATATGTTGGCAGTTCAATGCAAAATTGTTTAAtgcttataaaaaaacaaagaaaagataTGCTATATCAAAATAGTTCaccagtttttttgtttttcttttcttcaaggttataacatttatttgatgATTGATagttaaacaagcattttgagagtactgctaaagcaatacacgtccctTACCGTacccaacaatttttcatacctcctaaattcaagggccaaattaacatctgtgaaaagtgggtaatcaccatgaaagttaaacttgattaGTAACAGTacaatatctcaaagccttctgcaaaaaacatccggaaacctatatgtgggacagacggatggaccgacagaaggacggagatgaaacctatagtcccctgtGGTTGgatcggtaggggactaataactaCTAACTGCATAGTGGCATGGTTGTCATTCACCATCATTAAAAATATCTGACATATTATGGAGCCAGTTGTTCAAATCTTAGTTAACAGAAATGTACAAACCGAACGACtgaaacaaaacgaaaaatttaaaacataatggtGAAAGTTGATTTAGAACAACCAAATGTATCCATATATGATcagatttaaattttatttcatatttgtgcaaaaataattaaaagaaaaatataagaCTAACCCAGAGTTAAactatgctttgaacaactggaccatgaagatttttttgttttttaactttattataataaactacaAACTATTTTCTTGCTGAATAGTTTCTAAGATGGAGGGGGTGGTCGGTGAGGATGTAAAATAACCAAAATATATAAtgagaaggaaaaaaacaaaaaaacaactattatgttttctaaatatttgtttagtttttagtGTGCACATCACAATGCTTGGGGTAGTGTTATTTTTAGCAAGTCGTGATGCAGGTGTCTCCAGACAAGATAAAGATAGAAGGTCAGAGGAATTTTAGTTCATTACTACAATGAAACAAATCCagtatttaaacaatattgaggattaaatgaaaacaaataactccaattatttttattcttgtttattttttaatagaggtaaacaaacaaattggTTACTCCCTACAATGcttaatatagtttaaaatcCACATAAGtaatatttacagtaaaatCATCAGATGATCCAATTTGATATTGCCACCATTTTGGTTATTCTTGTTCTTGTTCCATTCATTTAGTTGTCATCCATTCATGTAtgctgaacaaaaaaaaacccagcccaGTCTATTAAGACTTTTTGTATTATGTAGAAAATGACAAGATCTCAaactactaaaataaaataataaatctttttttcttttttttaagactTCAGTTGCTTGTCTATGAAATATGTTCACTCCAGACACTAGAATTATAATCAGTCCAGTTTGAAGTTATCAGAGACTTCATATCAAAGTGTTGAAAATATTCCAGTCTGTggctgaaaacaaaaaacagaaactGTCTTTATACTGAATTGATAGGCAATGAATATGACAAATACTGGTAATCTCAAAGATTCTCTTTGGGTTATTTCCCATTCCTACCAGTGCTCCATGATTAACCTTCAggtagtttaatgacaccactaggggacattaatttattaaccatcggctactggatgtcaaacatttagtaattttgacatagagttttagagaagaaacctgctaaatttttccattagtagcaaggaatcttttatatgcaccatcccaccatggtcttcgatataccagttgtggtgcactggctggaacgagaaatagcctatttTAAACTTCAGAGGCTAGGGCAAatttgtagcagcagcagttacaattaaatttatcatcatcatcatcatcatcatcattactacaatcatcatcatcatcaccaccaccaccatcatcatcatcatcataatcaaaCTGTGTTGATTTGAATACAGGTAAGTGCTGAATTCAATaggatttagtttttacagCTGTATGAACCAGCAAGGAAATTGATAATCAATATGCTTTTTGGAGGTCAGAAAAACACCCAAGAACAATGTTTAATCAGCATTTACTCAGTATTAACATATGGTATTTGCCAAATCATGTTTACATATTcaagtgaaaacaaaatctataCATAGGCTATCTTatttgatttgaaaaaaaaaaaaacacattgttaTTTGCACTTTGAACACGTGGAAGTgatatgtagctcagtggaagAGTGCTAATCACAGGTATCATGAGCTGGCAACCCCATTTAGGGTTCACACTTGAAATTTTTTTGGagtagccaattttcagatatataaagtatatccttgaacattattaaaatgtggttaatttcaGAAAATTTtgttagccaaagactaaattttgtagccacttcatataaaaaaaaggcAATTAGCtattttggcaatggacagggtgagctgTGAACATTGATCCTACTCATTGGGAGCAATCTTGTGGAATACGAGAATCCTACTCTCTTGGGGTTCCTGTTTCaaccagttctccacaactgatatatcaatgattatgtgctattctatttgtgggaaagtgcatataatatatatatatatatatatacaagaccTTGCTGCTACCAACAAAAGGCATATGttgacaaaacatttctttttattctcTAGACAAAGTATTCTATCGTAATGTTATAACTAACATAGATACTAAGTAAACACTGTACTGGGGTGTAATTggacaaatatttcttttctaaCAGCCTTGAATTAAGCCTTCTTTTTGCAGTGTCTTTGGGTGCTAATTTTTTTAGATAAACCTTCCTTTCCaaacagccactgattaaacaatgtgtgggagtttcgttaaacaaagacTCCTCTCCTAATATCTATTGATTAAAAATGAACTtcaaaacttaataaataaacataatcatgttgataaaaatcaaattaaaatctCACAAATTAGGTTCACTGAATTCTCCTCATTAATCAATGACTCCTTTTCTAATAGCTActgaataaaaatacattttaaaacaaaataaataaaaataatcatgttgataaaaatcaaattaaaatctCACAAATTTGGTTCAGTGAATTTTCCTTGTTTGACAGGGTATAAAGCTTCATAGACTCGCTTCTCCTTTGATCCATGAATTGCAAATGCATTAAACTTTGAGACACAGGGAGGAAAGTAACTCAGTGGAAGAGTTGTCTCCCCATGCCATATATTATTCTCTATCCTCACCGAGAACTCTAGTGGTAGCTGctcctaaaaatataaaatactaatatTGTTACCACATAAAGTGATACCACATAAagtgataaagatatatatattatttttaattaacaaagGGTCTCATAACATTTTCCCAACATATCCTTTAATATTCCAGTTGTGAAAGCAATTATTGGAATGGGGTCAACGTAATGGAGATTGGATCCTCTGATGCTGTGTTCACACTGAAAGTGAATTAAAACCAATTTCCTAAAATTGGTTTCAAATCAAATTCATCGTGAATACTGATAATGCAATGAGTTTCACATGGCTTCAAGCAAGTAATTCACAATCaaataatgatgtcatcaaaACATCGTCATTACACCAATTCAGATCAATACCAAGATGGTTATGTACTTGCAGCTGTCAATGCTCTAAGTCTTGTTTGGTGATCAGCACCATTTCACaggccctgtgcttataaaaaaagtttgttttgt
The sequence above is drawn from the Gigantopelta aegis isolate Gae_Host chromosome 6, Gae_host_genome, whole genome shotgun sequence genome and encodes:
- the LOC121374023 gene encoding UPF0462 protein C4orf33 homolog isoform X2; protein product: MNFVISKTWDGEAVDHDPVRIELQPDSDSGCCLHVVAPFFSDPPSPAGSPGQPFPCLWDYEVVEAFFLNDKEEYLEVELCPHGQHLVLLLKGRENIVQEQLPLEFSVRIENNIWHGETTLPLSYFPPCVSKFNAFAIHGSKEKRVYEALYPVKQGKFTEPNFHRLEYFQHFDMKSLITSNWTDYNSSVWSEHIS